In a genomic window of Heterodontus francisci isolate sHetFra1 chromosome 21, sHetFra1.hap1, whole genome shotgun sequence:
- the LOC137381079 gene encoding probable G-protein coupled receptor 139 has protein sequence MSPILQKLGRQFNLLAIVILSRGKCGLSTCTTRYLVAMATADLLVILTEVILFRIGYYYFLGSFLHITPVCSLIGALICAATDCSVWFTVTFSFNRFVAICCQKLKTKYCTKKTAAVILATACILLCLRNSPFYFAYEPREIIDNVPWGCSTKLSYFTDPGWVGFDWFDVVLTPLLPFALILLLNALTVRHILVVSRVRKELRGRNKGENHSDPEMESRRKSVILLFTISGSFILLWLVNVIEFLYYNIAGTNNNYYNDSQYIFQQVGWMLQVLSCCTNTFIYGVTQSKFREQVKTVVKYPVALIIQSMNKQHN, from the exons ATGAGTCCGATCCTACAGAAGCTGGGACGCCAGT ttaatttactggcgattgtgatcctgtcccggggaaaatgtggcctctccacctgcaccacacgctatctggtggccatggcaacggcggatctgttGGTCATTCTCACTGAAGTCATACTATTCAGGATTGGTTATTATTATTTCCTGGGATCTTTCCtgcacatcacccctgtgtgtagtcttATCGGTGCCCTGATATGTGCAGCGACAGACTGTTCTgtgtggttcactgtcactttctcctttaatcgatttgtggccatttgttgccagaagctgaaaacgaaatattgcacaaagaaaactgcagctgtgattCTAGCAAcagcctgcattctgctctgtttaagaaATTCTCCCTTCTATTTTGCATATGAACCTAGAGAAATAATCGACAATGTGCCATGGGGCTGTTCTACAAAACTAAGCTATTTTACTgatcccggatgggtgggatttgattggtttgatgtagttttaacaccattgctcccatttgctttaattttgttgctcaatgctctgacagtcagacacattttagtggtcaGCCGTGTCCGTAAGGAACTGAGGGGTCGGAACaaaggagagaatcacagtgacccagaaatggagagcagaaggaagtctgtgattttactcttcaccatatctggcagcttcatacttctgtggctggtaaatgttatagaattcttatattataacattgcaGGGACAAATAACAATTATTACAATGATTCCCAGTATATCtttcaacaagtcggatggatgcttcaggttttaagttgctgcacaaacacgtttatttatggtgtgacacagtccaagttcagagagcaggtcaagaccgTGGTGAAATATCCAGTCGCATTAATTATTCAATCAATGAATAAACAACACAATTGA